The segment CCTGCCGGCACCCAGCAGGCAACGCACCCTTATGCCCCGGAAGCCTATTTTCAGCCTTTTACGGTCTACGGTCAGCGCCTGCAGGAAGCCCACTTTGTTGCGCTGCAAGGCACCGATACCCTCGTCACGTTAACCTTTGGCCCAGAACAGGTCAGTTCTGAGGGTTATCTGTGGTTCGGAACCCACCCTGAAAGCACCGGCGATCTGGTCTTTGGCGGCTATGGCATTGCCGATGCAGAGCTAGGCTACGACGACTACGCCGCCCTGGCAGCCGACAGCATTGAACTAACCGGCCGCTGGCTCATGATTCTCGCCGATGAACCCATGGCGAATGATTCGACCAGCTTGATTACAGCAGATGGCCGTCTCTCCCGCTGGACAACCCAGCCGTTTCTCAAGTTGCGACAGGCGCTGCAGGCAGGCGTAGCCGGGATCATTCTCGTCGGAGACCGTTCCCTGCGGGAAACCGTTTCGCTGGCTGAGCGCGCCCGGCGAGCTGCGCTTCGGACGCGCCATCGCGTAGGTCGCCTCTCGCTCACACCACCGCAACGCAGTGGATTCCAGTTCCCTCCGATCTGGGTAGTCAGCAGCCGCATAGCCGACGCGTTGCTTGCCCCGAGCGGACACACCATTGCGGCATTGCAACAACAGATTGACACTCATCGCCAGCCTGTCGTCTTTGCCGTACCCGAGGTTACCATTCAGGCCCGGCTCCTGCAAGAAACCTTTCAGGCCCAAACGGAAAACGTGCTGGCGCTCATCGAAGGCGCCGACTCGCTGCTAAAAAACGAGGTGGTAATCCTTTCAGCACACTACGACCACGTAGGCACCGATCCAACGGCCGAAGGGGACGGCATCTACAACGGAGCGGACGACGATGGATCGGGCACCGTTGCCCTGCTGGAAATCGCCGAAGCCTTCATGCAGGCCGTGCGCGACGGGTACCCACCCCGTCGCTCGATTCTGTTTCTGCATGTCTCCGGTGAAGAAAAAGGCCTGTTAGGATCTGCGTATTACACCGATCAGGAACCAGTTTTTCCGCTTGAAAAGACCGTCACCAACCTGAACATCGATATGATCGGTCGCCACGATCCCACCCGCAACGGCGATGCTAACTATGTGTACATCATAGGTTCACACCTGATCTCCCAGGAATTGCATGAAATCAACGTGCGCGTAAACGAAATCACCGGTGTCCATCTCGCACTTGAC is part of the Rhodothermus profundi genome and harbors:
- a CDS encoding M28 family peptidase, with protein sequence MRRPLLVIYWMLWASWPFLLQAQSPRPVSTPTVFDNPVLVQRYQATITPQDLAAHLFMVASDYFEGRETTTRGQKLAAYYLASQYRKLGLKPAGTQQATHPYAPEAYFQPFTVYGQRLQEAHFVALQGTDTLVTLTFGPEQVSSEGYLWFGTHPESTGDLVFGGYGIADAELGYDDYAALAADSIELTGRWLMILADEPMANDSTSLITADGRLSRWTTQPFLKLRQALQAGVAGIILVGDRSLRETVSLAERARRAALRTRHRVGRLSLTPPQRSGFQFPPIWVVSSRIADALLAPSGHTIAALQQQIDTHRQPVVFAVPEVTIQARLLQETFQAQTENVLALIEGADSLLKNEVVILSAHYDHVGTDPTAEGDGIYNGADDDGSGTVALLEIAEAFMQAVRDGYPPRRSILFLHVSGEEKGLLGSAYYTDQEPVFPLEKTVTNLNIDMIGRHDPTRNGDANYVYIIGSHLISQELHEINVRVNEITGVHLALDERFNSKDDPNRFYARSDHWNFGKHGIPFIFFFTGTHEDYHGVDDEPHKIDYDRMARIVRLIFGTAWQVANQDNRPAVTGTGFN